One genomic segment of Helianthus annuus cultivar XRQ/B chromosome 14, HanXRQr2.0-SUNRISE, whole genome shotgun sequence includes these proteins:
- the LOC110904281 gene encoding uncharacterized protein LOC110904281, translating into MIFILDTVMWMAANIPTDTVLNKNKKQLSGNQKKEELQREVSTLQKMLDHEETIGELLKHTYDQQLDHSALHIPNSLPPKMKELLTELAMVENEITRLENQICNLQTDLNKEKEATRESKMKQQQQIREIRDDPLVTETPLLLLESRGYGDKLLCDTKAMHFISKAIKGDYSLKDFNSHERSRTRNVDQKENQVNGEEFGVRDRATRRTGILKPPSPARHVTPKRERNVVASLEPTLTQYEEENIVKWSANKLSENIMKCLIFIFMRLLRTSRTLELEKSGPISRPANFSISFRGEPCLNSKASLLLQKESRQQDPYGIFNHEDSILRDIGCYKNLVKFTSTSLDPKCISSSAYVPLLQKLRAYMNGLEKVDLMFLTSQQKLAFWINMYNACIMHGFLQYGVPSSPEKLLALMNKATLKIRGNTINAQVIEHVILRRQEASIIEKIYGKVEKKNKEAIFRKLHGLDSMDPNVTFALCCGTRSSPAVRVYTSDGVVNELERAKLEYLQASIIVTSAKKIGLPELLLRNMHDFAQDLESLVEWLYQQLPTSGSLRKSMVDCFRGVNNAKVSSIVEKLPYEFEFQYLLPM; encoded by the exons ATGATATTCATTCTGGACACCGTCATGTGGATGGCAGCTAACATTCCCACCGACACCGTCCTTAAC AAGAACAAGAAGCAGTTGAGTGGCAATCAGAAGAAAGAAGAATTACAAAGAGAG GTGTCTACACTTCAGAAAATGCTAGACCATGAAGAAACAATCGGTGAGCTTCTTAAACACACGTATGATCAACAACTAGACCATTCCGCTCTTCATATCCCAAATTCTCTTCCTCCAAAG ATGAAGGAGTTACTGACAGAACTAGCCATGGTTGAAAATGAAATAACAAGGCTAGAAAACCAAATTTGCAACCTACAAACTGACTTAAACAAAGAGAAAGAAGCCACAAGAGAATCGAAAatgaaacaacaacaacaaattcGCGAAATTCGCGATGATCCTTTAGTCACAGAGACACCATTACTGTTGCTGGAAAGTAGAGGATACGGTGACAAATTGTTGTGTGACACCAAGGCAATGCACTTCATTAGTAAAGCTATAAAGGGTGATTATAGTCTTAAAGACTTCAATTCACACGAgagatcaagaacaagaaatgtTGATCAGAAAGAAAATCAAGTAAACGGTGAGGAATTCGGGGTTCGTGACCGGGCCACTAGAAGAACCGGGATTCTGAAACCACCTTCACCTGCAAGACATGTAACTCCTAAG AGAGAACGCAATGTAGTGGCATCATTAGAACCGACTTTAACCCAATATGAAGAAGAGAACATCGTAAAGTGGTCAGCAAACAAGCTTTCAGAAAACATTATGAAGTGTTTGATCTTCATTTTCATGAGGCTCCTGAGGACATCAAGGACATTGGAGCTAGAGAAATCAGGACCGATTTCGCGACCAGCCAACTTTTCAATAAGCTTTAGGGGTGAACCGTGCTTGAACTCAAAGGCGAGCCTGCTGCTTCAAAAGGAGTCTAGGCAGCAAGACCCATATGGTATCTTTAACCACGAAGACTCCATTCTTAGAGACATTGGCTGCTACAAGAACTTGGTTAAGTTCACATCTACTTCTTTGGACCCTAAATGCATTTCAAGTTCAGCTTACGTTCCATTGCTACAAAAGTTGAG GGCTTACATGAATGGTCTAGAGAAAGTGgatttgatgtttttgacatcACAACAGAAATTGGCATTCTGGATCAACATGTACAATGCTTGTATCATGCAT GGTTTTCTTCAGTATGGAGTTCCTTCGAGTCCCGAGAAACTATTGGCACTCATGAACAAG GCAACCCTAAAGATAAGAGGGAACACTATAAATGCTCAAGTTATCGAACACGTCATATTGAGAAGGCAAGAAGCCTCTATCATAGAAAAG ATTTATGGCAAGgtagaaaagaaaaataaagaagCAATCTTTCGCAAACTTCATGGACTAGACTCAATGGACCCCAATGTCACATTCGCATTATGTTGTGGCACGCGTTCTTCTCCCGCG GTGAGAGTGTATACAAGTGATGGGGTTGTAAATGAGTTGGAAAGAGCAAAGCTAGAGTACCTACAAGCTTCAATAATTGTAACAAGTGCAAAGAAGATTGGACTCCCAGAGCTTTTGCTTAGAAACATGCATGATTTTGCACAAGATTTGGAAAGCTTGGTGGAATGGTTGTACCAACAATTGCCTACTTCTGGTTCATTGAGGAAATCAATGGTGGATTGCTTTAGAGGAGTCAATAATGCAAAGGTTTCATCCATTGTGGAGAAGCTACCGTATGAATTTGAGTTCCAATATTTGTTACCTATGTAG